The proteins below are encoded in one region of Flavobacterium sp. IMCC34852:
- a CDS encoding outer membrane beta-barrel protein, giving the protein MVKINCLVFLVVTFSTGLFAQEKDSIVNPKGKIYFGIEIGNNTINSYEFNESKTSFQGGLVAEYYFARHWSVSGRIKYYKIGASFSDDGSSIDFAGKTTYNTGRFRGEAIAIPLDIKWEFRLYKNFAGFLKLGYALSIETKSEYSNYSPAITENFPNYNHNLFTGYGLNYFINEKDAVFISVEYFIGGNKGKQNGLNIFDDGRKYLTNTLVNLGYKRCFF; this is encoded by the coding sequence ATGGTAAAAATTAATTGCTTGGTATTTTTAGTGGTGACTTTTTCAACCGGTTTATTTGCTCAAGAAAAAGACAGTATTGTAAACCCTAAAGGCAAAATTTATTTTGGAATTGAAATAGGTAATAATACGATTAACTCTTATGAGTTTAATGAATCGAAAACGTCTTTTCAAGGAGGTTTGGTAGCGGAGTATTATTTTGCAAGACATTGGAGTGTTTCCGGGAGAATAAAATATTACAAAATCGGAGCATCATTTTCAGATGATGGATCTTCTATTGATTTTGCGGGTAAGACTACCTACAATACGGGAAGATTCAGAGGAGAAGCCATTGCTATACCATTGGATATAAAATGGGAGTTTAGACTTTATAAAAATTTTGCAGGATTTCTAAAACTCGGATATGCTTTGAGCATTGAAACTAAAAGTGAATACAGTAATTATTCGCCGGCAATTACTGAAAATTTCCCTAATTACAATCATAATTTATTTACGGGTTACGGATTGAATTATTTTATCAATGAGAAAGATGCGGTGTTTATTAGCGTTGAATATTTTATTGGCGGCAACAAAGGCAAGCAAAATGGATTAAATATTTTTGACGATGGAAGGAAATATTTGACAAATACTTTGGTGAATTTGGGCTACAAGCGCTGCTTTTTTTAA